A window from Chitinophaga filiformis encodes these proteins:
- a CDS encoding MBL fold metallo-hydrolase: MMEIQHFTFNPFQENTYLLINEKRDCIIIDPGCYFEEERKQLLTYIEKEGLKVTRLLNTHCHIDHIFGNRLVVKTYGVGLEIHPQDKIVLDRSPEIGKMYNIPFEPSPEPVRFLEDGETIRFGDDELEVLLTPGHSPGSVCFYSASQQFLIGGDVLFYQSIGRTDLPGGSHQTLINSIQQKLFVLPDEVRVYPGHGQSTTIGFEKRHNPFLQ; the protein is encoded by the coding sequence ATGATGGAAATACAACATTTCACCTTTAATCCGTTTCAGGAAAATACCTATTTACTCATTAACGAAAAAAGGGATTGTATAATTATAGACCCGGGCTGTTATTTTGAAGAAGAAAGGAAACAGTTACTCACGTATATCGAAAAAGAGGGTTTGAAAGTTACACGGCTCCTGAACACACATTGCCACATTGACCATATTTTCGGTAACAGACTGGTTGTGAAGACCTATGGAGTTGGCCTGGAAATACATCCGCAGGACAAAATTGTACTTGACCGTTCTCCAGAAATAGGTAAAATGTATAATATTCCCTTTGAACCTTCTCCGGAACCTGTCCGGTTCCTGGAAGACGGAGAAACAATACGCTTTGGCGATGATGAGCTGGAAGTGTTGTTGACTCCTGGTCATTCGCCGGGCAGTGTATGTTTTTATTCCGCCAGCCAGCAGTTCCTGATAGGTGGAGATGTGCTGTTTTACCAGAGTATTGGCCGTACAGACCTGCCTGGAGGCAGCCATCAAACCTTAATTAACAGTATTCAGCAAAAATTGTTCGTATTGCCCGATGAGGTAAGGGTGTATCCCGGTCACGGACAGTCCACCACTATTGGTTTTGAAAAGCGGCACAACCCCTTCCTGCAGTAA